In the genome of Ferrovibrio terrae, the window ATAGCCCAGCACGTTGTTGTGCCGGATTTTCAGCCCGCTGATGCCGGTATCGGCCGCATATCTGTCCTGCAAAGCCGCGATATGCCGGCGGCTTTCGTCACGCAGCACGCGCAACTCATCCAGCGGCGCATGATAGCCGGCGCGAACGAAATTGCCGTCACGCTGCATGAGCGGCAGTTCCTCGGCCAGCGCTTCACTCAGGCTCTGCACCAGCACGGCATGGTCGCCGAGCGCATCGCGCAGGGAGATCAGCTCGGGCGGCAATGCGCTTTCGCCGGCCAGACGCTGGCGCAATGCGCCGGCCTGGCTCAGGCCATCGCGCAGACTGCTGAGATCGCGCGGACCGCCACGGCCCAGCGATACCCGCGACAAGGCGCGCGCCAGATCCGGCACCTTGCCCAGCGCGGCACGAATATCGGCACGCAGCCGCGTGGTGTCGACGAGATACGCCACGGCATCATGCCGCGCGGCGATGGCCTGCGGATCGGTCAGCGGCGCCTGCAGCCGTTGCGCGAGCAACCGCGCGCCGGCGCCAGTCAGTGTCGCGTCGATGCAGTCGAGCAGCGCGCCATCGCGCTGGCCCGAGGTGGTTTCGACCAGTTCGAGATTGCGTCGTGTCGCCGGGTCGATCGCCATCACGCTCAAGGGCGGCTGCTTCACCGGCGGATCGAGCCGGGGCAGCCTGCCGCATTGCGTCAGGTCGACATAATCGAGCAAAGCGCCGGCGGCGCAGAATTCGGCGCGGCTGAAATGGCCGAAGGCATCCAGCGCCGAGACGCCGAGTGCTGCCTTGAGTCGCCGTTCGCCGGCCTGGCTGTCGAACCGCGCCGAGGGCAACGGTGAGAGCGCGGTATCAAGCTGTTCGAACATCGCCCGCATTTCGGCACGTGCCAGCAGGCCCTCGGGCAGCACCAGTTCGCGTGGGGAAACACGGGCCAGATCGGCGGCGAGGCCGGCCTGCGTGGTTTCGGTCAGGCCGAATTCGCCAGTGGAGAGATCAAGCCAGGCGAGTGCGAACTGGCCATCAGAGCCGCCGGACTGTGCAAGTGCAGCAAGATAATTGTTGCGCCGCGCATCGAGCAGGCTGTCTTCGGTGATGGTGCCGGGCGTGACCACCCGCACCACTTCGCGCCGCACAACCGATTTCGACCCGCGCTTCTTCGCTTCTGCGGGATCTTCGACCTGTTCGCAGACACCAACCTTGAAACCCTGGCGGATGAGACGGGAGAGATAGGCGTCCGCCGCATGGACCGGCACGCCGCACATCGGGATCGGCTCGCCATCATGCTCGCCATGTTTGGTCAGCGCGATATCCAGCGCCCGGGCGGCTTTCACCGCATCCTCGAAGAACAATTCGTAGAAATCCCCCATGCGATAGAACAGGACGCAGTCGGGATATGCCGCCTTGATGCTCAAATATTGAGCCATCAGGGGGGATGTTCCGGGGGGAAGATTGAGTTCGGGTTTGTTCATGCCGGTGACGAGAAAGGCGCGACTCGGATGTGAAATCGGGAAGGCCGCAGACATACCACAGGCGGCGGCCCTTTTAACCCCTCCGGCCTTGGCCTTATGATGCTGTCGGGAGCGAAATACCTCGCGCATCAAAACCGGAAAACCGCAGAGAAAAATGAGCGACTCGAAAAGCCCGTCCCTTTACGACGACGCCCTCGAATTTCACAAGATGGGCCAGCCCGGCAAGCTGGAAGTTGTGCCCACCAAGCCGATGGCGACCCAGCGCGATCTCAGCCTGGCCTACAGCCCCGGCGTCGCCGCGCCCTGCCTGGCCATCGCCGAGAATCCCGATCTCGCCTACGACTACACCTCGCGCGGCAACATGGTGGCCGTGATCTCGAACGGCACCGCCGTTCTGGGCCTTGGCAATCTCGGTGCGCTCGCCGGCAAGCCGGTGATGGAAGGCAAGGCGGTGCTGTTCAAGCGCTTCGCCGATGTCGATTCCATCGATCTGGAAGTCGACACCGAAGAGGTCGAGGAATTCATCAACGCGGTGCGCTATCTGGGGCCCAGCTTCGGCGGCATCAACCTGGAAGACATCAAGGCGCCGGAATGCTTCGTCATCGAGCAGCGCCTGCGCGAGCTGATGGACATTCCGATCTTCCATGACGACCAGCATGGCACGGCGATTATCGCCGCCGCCGGCATGATCAATGCGCTGCATCTCACCGGCCGCGACTTCAAGAACGCGAAGATGGTGGTGAATGGCGCGGGGGCCGCCGGCATCGCCTGCACCGAGCTGGTCAAGGCGATGGGGATGAAGAACGAGAATGTCATCCTCTGCGACACCAAGGGCGTGGTCTATCAGGGCCGCACCGAGGGCATGAACCAGTGGAAGTCCGCGCATGCCGTGAAGACCGATGCACGCACGCTGGAAGAAGCCATGAAGGGCGCCGACATCTTCTTCGGCCTGTCCGTGAAAGGTGCGGTGACGTCCGAGATGCTGCGTTCGATGGGGCCGAATCCCATCGTGTTTGCCATGGCCAACCCGGATCCGGAAATCACCCCGGAAGATGCGCTGGCCACGCGCGGCGACGTGATCATGGCGACGGGTCGTTCGGATTACCCGAACCAGGTCAACAACGTGCTGGGCTTCCCGTATATCTTCCGCGGCGCGCTGGATGTGCGCGCCAGCACGATCAACGACGAGATGAAGATTGCCGCTGCCGAGGCCATCGCCATGCTGGCGCGCCAGGACGTGCCGGATGAAGTGGCCGCCGCCTACAAGGGCGACCGGCCGAAATACGGCCCGGGCTATATCATCCCCTCGCCCTTCGATCCGCGCCTGATCGTGGAAATCCCGCTGGCCGTCGCAAAAGCAGCGGTGAAGTCGGGTGTGGCGCGCAAGCCGATCACCGACTGGGCCGGCTATGCCGCCAAGCTGCGCGCCCGGCTCAACCCCACCGTCGGCTCGCTGCAGATCTTCTTCGACCAGGTTGTGCAGAATCCGAAACGCGTCGTCTTCGCCGAGGGCGAGGAAGAGACCGTCATTCGCGCCGCGCTGGAGTTCAAGGCGGCTGGCTATGGCACGCCGATCCTGATCGGCCGCAGCGAGCGGATCGAGGCGACGCTGAAGGCCATCGGCCTGCACAATCTGGAAGGCTGCGAAATCCACAATGCCCGCATCAGCGAGCATAACGCGGATTACACCGACTTCCTCTATCGCCGCCACCAGCGCCGCGGCCTGCTGCACCGCGACGCCCAGCGCTACGTCAATCTCGACCGCAACATCTTCGCCGCCTGCATGGTCGCCCAGGGCCATGCCGATGCGATGATCACCGGCGTGACCCGCACCTATTCGGTCAGTTACGACGGCATCCGCATGGCGATCGACGCCCAGCGCGGCCAGCGCGTGATGGGTCTCAGCATCATCGTCGCCAAGGGCCGCACGGTCTTCGTCGCCGATACCTCGGTGACCGAAACGCCGACCGCGAGCGATCTCTGCCAGATCGCCATCCATGCGGCACGCGCCGCCCGTCAGCTCGGCGCCGAGCCGCGCGTCGCGCTCTTGTCGCATTCCAACTTCGGCAATGCGCCCGGCGGCGTGGTGGAAGTGGTGCGCCAGGCGGTGATGGAACTCGACGCGCTGGAATCCGGCGGCCACAAGGTCGACTTCGAATATGACGGCGAGCTGAATGCCCGCGTGGCGCTCAACCCGGAACTGATGAAGCTCTATCCCTTCTGCCGCCTGTCTGGTCCCGCGAACGTCCTGATCATGCCCGGCCTGCATTCGGCTTTGCTGTCGACACAGCTGATGCAGGACCTGGGCGGCGGCACCGTGATCGGTCCGCTGCTGATCGGCCTGGAAAAGCCGGTGCAGATCGCGCAGATGGGCGCCAGCGTCAGCGACATCGTCAACCTCGCGGCGCTGGCGGCGTATAACGCGCGCTAAGCATGTACATCAACCGTCACCCTCGGCCTTGTGCCGAGGGTCCATCCCAACTCTCCGCGCATCTGCTGGTGCAGATCGGCACTGACAGATGGATCCTCGGGGCAAGCCCGAGGATGACGAAACAGGTTACATGAGCACCGCCGAGACCTACTCCAACACCCTGAGGGTCACCTTCAATCACTTGGCGCAGCAGCATCCCGAACTGCTGCCCATCGCTATCGTGCATGCGCGGCGCAACCTGTCGGAACGCATCCGGCTGCATTATGCCAACACCATCGGCCATGGCCCGTTCAAGGGGCTGAAGCTGGTGGAAGACGCGCACTGGGGCTCCGCCGATCTCGGCGGCATGATCCTCGGCCTCTACGAGCAGGAAATCCTCAACGAACTGGCCGGCCTGGGCCGCAAGCCGCGCAGCTTCATCGATCTCGGCGCCGCCGACGGCTATTACGGGCTGGGCGTGCTGGCCGGCGAACTGTTCGAGAAATCCTACTGTTTCGAGATCACCGAGAAGGGCCGCGAGGTGATCGCGCGCAACACCGAACTCAACGGCCTGCAGGACCGCGTGACGATCCTGGGCGAGGCCAAGCCGGATTTCTTCAAGGAAATCGCAGCAGACGATCTGGAAGACGCCCTGCTGCTGGTCGATGTCGAGGGCGCGGAATTCGACATTATCAACGCCGAGACTTTCAAGGCCTTTGCGAAATCGACCGTGATCATCGAAGTGCATGAATGGTATCCCGACATCCAGGACAAGCTCCAACGCCTGCTGCAGCAGTCAGCCGCGACGCATGTCGCGCGCCGCTTCTCGACCGGCGCGCGCGACCTGTCAGGTTTTCCAGAGCTGAAGGTGATCACCGACAACGAACGCTGGCTGCTCTGCTCCGAAGGCCGCCCCTATCTGATGTCGTGGTACAGATTCGACCCGCGTGCAGGTTGAGCCGGGGTGCAGCGCTGATAATTATCAGCACACATCCATTTATTTGAGCGCGCCGCGTCTTGTAACGCCGCAGGTTTTTCTTACCTTGCGCCCAGCTTCGCTGTGCTGGGGACCATGATGCGTATTCTCGCTTTTGCCGCTGTGCTTTTCACTGCCGCCACATCTTACGCGCAGGCACAGGTGCCGGTGCGCATCGCCTTCATCGATCCGCTGTCGGGTCCGGCCGCGGCCGTCACCGAGAATGCGCTGAACCATCTGCGCGTCATGGGCGAGCGGCTGAGCGGCAAGGACGCGCGCTACGAGATCACCGGCTTCGACAACAAGCTGAACGCGCAGGAAGCCATCATCCAGGCGCAGAAGGCCATCGATGCCGGCATCCGCATTTTCATCGCCGGCAATTCCTCGGCGGCCGCCGGCGCGC includes:
- the mutS gene encoding DNA mismatch repair protein MutS, which produces MAQYLSIKAAYPDCVLFYRMGDFYELFFEDAVKAARALDIALTKHGEHDGEPIPMCGVPVHAADAYLSRLIRQGFKVGVCEQVEDPAEAKKRGSKSVVRREVVRVVTPGTITEDSLLDARRNNYLAALAQSGGSDGQFALAWLDLSTGEFGLTETTQAGLAADLARVSPRELVLPEGLLARAEMRAMFEQLDTALSPLPSARFDSQAGERRLKAALGVSALDAFGHFSRAEFCAAGALLDYVDLTQCGRLPRLDPPVKQPPLSVMAIDPATRRNLELVETTSGQRDGALLDCIDATLTGAGARLLAQRLQAPLTDPQAIAARHDAVAYLVDTTRLRADIRAALGKVPDLARALSRVSLGRGGPRDLSSLRDGLSQAGALRQRLAGESALPPELISLRDALGDHAVLVQSLSEALAEELPLMQRDGNFVRAGYHAPLDELRVLRDESRRHIAALQDRYAADTGISGLKIRHNNVLGYYIEITPAHAPKMGQQYIHRQTMANAMRYATPELGELESRISQAGDRALAMELEIFDRMCSEVLGNAQSITRAAAALAALDVASALAELAVQRRWVRPQIDDSLRFCITGGRHPVVESALERAGQGERFVANDCDLSEGQKLWLLTGPNMAGKSTFLRQNALIAVLAQMGSFVPAMKAELGVVDRLFSRVGAADDLARGRSTFMVEMVETAAILHQSGSRALVILDEIGRGTATFDGLSIAWAVVEYLHEKNRCRGLFATHYHELTALSEKLPQLSNHTLKVKEWEGELVFLHEVGPGAADRSYGIQVAKLAGLPDGVLQRASEVLHALEQSDQTGRSAKLVDDLPLFSLAAPAKAVAAAPPSEVEGALKKADIDALSPKQALDLLYQLKALIKT
- a CDS encoding NADP-dependent malic enzyme codes for the protein MSDSKSPSLYDDALEFHKMGQPGKLEVVPTKPMATQRDLSLAYSPGVAAPCLAIAENPDLAYDYTSRGNMVAVISNGTAVLGLGNLGALAGKPVMEGKAVLFKRFADVDSIDLEVDTEEVEEFINAVRYLGPSFGGINLEDIKAPECFVIEQRLRELMDIPIFHDDQHGTAIIAAAGMINALHLTGRDFKNAKMVVNGAGAAGIACTELVKAMGMKNENVILCDTKGVVYQGRTEGMNQWKSAHAVKTDARTLEEAMKGADIFFGLSVKGAVTSEMLRSMGPNPIVFAMANPDPEITPEDALATRGDVIMATGRSDYPNQVNNVLGFPYIFRGALDVRASTINDEMKIAAAEAIAMLARQDVPDEVAAAYKGDRPKYGPGYIIPSPFDPRLIVEIPLAVAKAAVKSGVARKPITDWAGYAAKLRARLNPTVGSLQIFFDQVVQNPKRVVFAEGEEETVIRAALEFKAAGYGTPILIGRSERIEATLKAIGLHNLEGCEIHNARISEHNADYTDFLYRRHQRRGLLHRDAQRYVNLDRNIFAACMVAQGHADAMITGVTRTYSVSYDGIRMAIDAQRGQRVMGLSIIVAKGRTVFVADTSVTETPTASDLCQIAIHAARAARQLGAEPRVALLSHSNFGNAPGGVVEVVRQAVMELDALESGGHKVDFEYDGELNARVALNPELMKLYPFCRLSGPANVLIMPGLHSALLSTQLMQDLGGGTVIGPLLIGLEKPVQIAQMGASVSDIVNLAALAAYNAR
- a CDS encoding FkbM family methyltransferase, whose protein sequence is MSTAETYSNTLRVTFNHLAQQHPELLPIAIVHARRNLSERIRLHYANTIGHGPFKGLKLVEDAHWGSADLGGMILGLYEQEILNELAGLGRKPRSFIDLGAADGYYGLGVLAGELFEKSYCFEITEKGREVIARNTELNGLQDRVTILGEAKPDFFKEIAADDLEDALLLVDVEGAEFDIINAETFKAFAKSTVIIEVHEWYPDIQDKLQRLLQQSAATHVARRFSTGARDLSGFPELKVITDNERWLLCSEGRPYLMSWYRFDPRAG